From the genome of Prionailurus bengalensis isolate Pbe53 chromosome D1, Fcat_Pben_1.1_paternal_pri, whole genome shotgun sequence:
GTCCCACACCTCCTCAAAGAGCTCCAGACTGTAGGTGTTGTCGTCGTCAGCAAAGTACACCACACCCGGTTGGCTGGTGTTGCGCGGGAAGGTCTCCCGCAGCCAGCGCAGGGCCAGGTTGCGCTGCATTGTGCCCCGCGGGATGCGCGGGTCACGGGCGTCGCCGCGCAGCTTGTAGTTACGGGGCGTCTCCACGTGCAGATGGGTGTAGTTGAGGCCGGTGTCGCGCAGCAGGCGCGCGGTCAGCGGTGTCCGGCGCGGCGCGTCCTCCACCACCAGCCAGTGCAGGTTGGGCACGTGCAGCAGCGTGTTGGCCAAGCGTGTCAGCTCGGCCTTCTGCACCGGGCGGCTGTAGGTGGGCGTCACCACGTGGATGGTGGGCAGCGTGTCGGACCACGGCGGGGGCCGCGTGTACACATACTCGGTGCGCACCACCTCCACGATGTCGCGGTCGGACATGCAGTATTCCCTGGGGTCGGCGCCCTGAGGCACGTCGCGCCGGGGGTCACTACCGTCATCTGTAGGGTTGGGAGACACACGGTGTGTGGCTGGGCTGTGCAGGCCTGGCTCTGGCCTCAGGTACGGGCAGGATGTCACCCACCCTGCTAAGACACACCTCCCCACTGCTCCTTCTGCAGGAATGCCATCGGAAACCTGCCTGGGCTCTAGCTTTTACAGGTAACCGAGAAAGCTGCATCCCTGGAATTCTCTCAGGCATTTTCCCAGTTCTGACTCCCGAAATGACACAGAAAtaacctcttcctccttctcataTTTGACAGCTCTGTGGCTATTTGAGTGTGGCTGGCCAAATTCCAAGACTGCTTTCTCATTTCCTAAATGTGTTGGGTTTTATATGACAAAGTGTCCTGACGCTTCCCACCCTAGTGCTCTCCCCATCTGGCCAGAGCTTACTGCACTTGccgcccccgtccccccccccccccccccccgcccccacctccttGGGATTGCATAGCAGGGCAGCACTGCCACCCGCAGTGGTGTAAATGCCACAATGCCCCAGTGTTAGTGCTTTCCTAGCTGCAGCCCACTGTggatctcacaaagtgtgaggtTAGCTCAGCCCAATTTTTCACAAACCCTCTACTCAAGTggagcctctctctcctttcctgtttATGAATCTTGGTGCAGAATTTCATGCTTAACTACCACGTTTTCTTCCAGGGTTATGCCTATATTTGCCAAGATAATTTTGAATCCTGAACCTGTTATTTGTGCTTTTAGATGTTCTTAAATTTTGACCTACACAAAAAGACAGAGTGGACACTTGCTTTAGCTTTTCTGCTGCTTGATGTCAAACTCCTGACCTGCACTT
Proteins encoded in this window:
- the B3GAT1 gene encoding galactosylgalactosylxylosylprotein 3-beta-glucuronosyltransferase 1 isoform X2; its protein translation is MPKRRDILAIVLIVLPWTLLVTVWHQSTIAPLLTAHKDDGSDPRRDVPQGADPREYCMSDRDIVEVVRTEYVYTRPPPWSDTLPTIHVVTPTYSRPVQKAELTRLANTLLHVPNLHWLVVEDAPRRTPLTARLLRDTGLNYTHLHVETPRNYKLRGDARDPRIPRGTMQRNLALRWLRETFPRNTSQPGVVYFADDDNTYSLELFEEMRSTRRVSVWPVAFVGGLRYEAPRVNGAGKVVGWKTVFDPHRPFAIDMAGFAVNLRLILQRSQAYFKLRGVKGGYQESSLLRELVTLNDLEPKAANCTKILVWHTRTEKPVLVNEGKKGFTDPTVEI